TCCCAGGCATCTATCCAGTAGGCGCTACCGAAAATCCACGAAACATCTCATTCCGGGCGCTCATCGACTCACAGGGCATCGTTCGGTCGCACTATCTCGCCTACACTACGACCGACATCCAGCGGGGCGTCAACACCACGAACCGCATCACTCAGTCGGTTCGCTACACCGATATCGGATCGACGACCGTCGATCGACCTGATTGGTACGAGGCAGCGAACCGAACGATCACGGTGGCAGAATGATCGGTGGGGATTTCGAGCGAGTGAATCGGTGACTATCCGCTGTCGTCACGGTCCTCGTTCGTCGAGACTCGTCCGAGCGGTGCGTTGCCGGAGGGGTTGCTCGTCGGGTGCGGATTTCGGCGCGCGGTGAGGCTCGCTTGCAGCCCGCGTCGGACCCGTTCGCGGAGTTCGGTGGCCTCGCTCGCGTCGAAATCCACCGCGCGTGCGCCCCGGTCGGTGACCGAGAGCGACCCGGCGGTATCGATCGCGACCGTGGCGAGCGACCGCCACCGCTGGAACGGCGTCGCGGTCTGGATCACGGTTTGCACGCGGTAGGCGGGCACGACCGCGATCGAGCGCCGCCAGAACCCGTTGCGCGTCTGGACGTGTCTGCTACCCACGTCGTACCCGCGATGGAGCCATTTGTAGTGGCCGGCGACCGGCATGAGGACGATCGCCGCGAGCGGGGCGTACCAGTAGCGGAGGAGCGATACGTCGAGGAAGGTGTTCGCGATCCAGAGCACACCCGCGAGCAGGCCAAACGCGAGCGCGTACCGGACCGCGTAGCGCCGCCTGGCACGGCGTGGCGGACGAGTGAAGTCCGGCTCCTCGAAATCGAACCCCTCGATCGAGCGTGCGAGTTCGAGTACGCGAGCGCGACCCGCGAGCGGGATCGCTGCCTCCGAACCGCCGGATGGCCCCTCGCCCGGCGTGTAGCCCGCAGTCTCGATCGCGAGCGACGCGTAGCCGACCTGGCGCATCAGAACGTTCTCGCGCACGTCGATCTGCTGGATCTTCTCGATCGGGATCGAGCCGTCGTATCGGCTGAGCAGTCCGCGCTCGTACCGGAGTTCGTCACCGATGCGGGTGAGACGGAAGTCGTAGTACCGTGCGGCGGTCACCGCGGCGGTGCCGACCCACGAGACGATCGCCAGCGCCGCCCCACGCGGCCCGACGGTGAACGCGCCGGTCTCGGCGAGGAGATCGGGAATCGAGATCCCGACCGTGGGAACGGCGAAGAAGAGTACGGGCAGGAGCGCCCGGAGGTCGGGAGCCACCAACCCCAACACCACGAGGTTCCGTGGTGAGAGTGCGAACAGCAACTCCTCCGGCTCGTCGTGGTGTCGAGGTTCGGCTGCGTTCTCGCCGGCTGGGGTCTTGGTAGTCCCGTCCTCGGTGCTTGCCTCCCCGCCGGTCTCGCCCCGTTCCTCGCGTGCGCCGCGCCGCAGGTCGCGCTGGAGGCGTTTCGCCTCGTCGTACCCCACGTACCGAAGGCTCGCTTCGGTCTCGCCACCACCGGCGGTCTCGACATCGACGACTGCGATCGAGAGGGCGCGCTGGACGATTCCTCGAGAGATATCGACGTTCTGGATCCGGCGGAGTGGGATCTCGCGCTCACGACGTGAGATTACACCCGAACCGATGTCGAACGTGTCCGCCGTCACCTCGTAGTCGAACCGACGGTAGTAGACGAACTCGTACGCCACACCGACGAGCGCACCGAGGAGAACCGAACCGAAGATGAGGACTGGGCCCGTGAGCGGCGTGACCGATCCGACGACGAGACTCCCACCGAATAACATCGAGCCAGTCTGTATGGCGCGTGAGACCGCCCGGAGCGGGAGCGAGAGCGGGTGGAGTTTCACACCGCGTCCTCCGGCTCGCCGGGTTCGCTCTCGGTGGCGAGCCGACGGAGCTCGGCCTGGATCGTCTCGGCGCGTTCGGGCCGGAGCCCGGGAATCGTGACGTCAGCTCCCCGCGAGCCCGCGGTGTAGACGACCACGCTCGACAGGCCGGCGAGCCGTTCGATCGGTCCCCGTTGTGAATCTACGTGCTGGACCCGAACGAACGGGACGACCGAGTTCACACGGGTGAGAACCCCGCGTTCGAGCGTGACCGCGTCCGTCTCGATGTCGAATCCCCAGACCCGGTATCGCTGTAGCGTGTAGGCAACACCGACGATGGCGAGGACGACAAAGACGACGGGACCGACCCAGACGCCGATCTCGAACCATCGTCGGTCGGCGAGCGCGACCGCCACAGCCACTACCAGCGCCGTGAAGAGCGAACCCCCGAGCCAGATGATCCGCACACGAGGATCGAGCCGTTCCATACCGCGGGCTACCGTCCCACCCCACATAAACCCATCCGCGTCAGGCGGTTAGGAGGATGGGTTGTGCCCGTTTGACAGTGGCGGACCGGTCGAGCGCACTCGATCAGACGACGACGTACACGAGCGCGCCACCGAGCACCGCGAGGCTCCCGAGTCCGACACAGATGCCCCAGAACGCGACCCGTTCGACGACCCGCATCAGCGCATCGATCGTCAGATAGCCCACGATCGCACTCGTGGCGAGCGCGATCGCCGCCATCGCCGGCGGGATTGCGGGGATGCCACTGTCGAGCAGCGGGAGCAGGCCGCCACCGATCGACGCCGGGATCGAGAGGAGGAAGGAAAGTTGGAACGACGACGGGCCGTCGTGGCCCCGGAGGAGCAGCGCGCTCGCGGTCGTTCCCGATCGTGAGATGCCGGGGAGGATCGCAAGTCCCTGAAGTCCGCCAACCAGCACTGCGTCCACGAGATCGGGTGTGTCCCGCCGGCCGCCCCGCCCCTCGACCCCCCGCTGGACGAGTCCAGTGACGATCAACAGCGCGCCGATCAGTGCGACGAACACGCCGCCGGCGAGTTCGCTCACGAACTGCTCCAGCAGCACCAACGACGGGATGCCGACGATCCCGGTCATGAACGTGGCAACCACGAGAAAGGTGAGCTCCGAGCGTTCGCGGTCGAACGCGCGCTCGGGTCGCCACGATGGAAGCGTACGAACGAGCGAGGCGACCTCGTCGCGATAGTACGCGAGCGCCGACAGCGCGGTCCCCGCGTGCAGGAACAGCGAGAGCTGGATCGCGACGCTCGGCTCGATGTTCGCAACGAGATTCAAAAAGAGCGTGATGTTTCCCTCGCTAGAGATGGGGAGCCACTCGAAGACCCCCTGGAGGATACCGATGACAACCGCCAGAACGACCGACTCCTGCATGCGAGAGGAGGGTCGCGCACCGGATAAAGGCAGTTCGGTTGCGCGCTCGTTGGACGCCGCCTCGGCCCCAGCCTCGTTCGTCGTCGGCCGGGACGGCTGACACCACGAAAACCGACACATGTATGTCGGGCTGTGTTGTAGCTTGTCAGAGAACGGACGTGAGCGAGATCACCACCGAGCGCTTCGGCACGCTCGACGACACCGTTCTCGCCGACGACAGCGACGCATTGACGTACGCGTGGACGGCCGCGTTGTTGACCGCCCTCCTTGCGGTCGTGGTGCCGGTGGTCGGACTCGCGAGCGATGCCCCGACACCCGTCCTCGTCGGGGCCGCCGCTGTCCTCTACGTCGCGACCATCCTCGCGGCCGGCGTGACGTTCGAGGGGGTTGCCGCATCGGTGTTCGTCCTCGGACTGTTCGACATCGCAGTGACGGTGATCGACGGCCCGGGGATCGCCACTCTCGACCTCGTGGCGGTCGATGTGGTCGCGATCCCGCTGGGGTTCGTGCTCGTCTACGACTGGCTTACCGAGCGTCCCCAGCTCCGACCGACCGTTCGTGGCGTCGCAGTGGCGGCGTTCGCGGGCTTCGTGGGTTGGTCGTTTCTCGCCACGTTCTTCGGCAGCGGCCCTTCGGAGCTGGCCGCTGGATTGTTCGCGATCGAACAGCTCCGGTATTTCGTGGTGTTCGTCGTGGCCGCCCTGATCGTCCGCCGGACGAACCCGTGGTGTGCGATCTACCCGTTCGTGATCGCCGCGCTCGGCAACCTTCTCGTCTCGCTCGCCCAGATCGCGAACGGTGGTCGGCTCGGCTTCCCATTGCTCGGCGAGCCACCCGACCGATATCTCGGTGCGTTCACGCTCGGCGCGGTCGAGATCCCGACCGGCTTCTACGCCGGAGGATTTGTCGGCCACGGTCGGGAGTTGGCGATGGTGCTCTTTCTGTTCGTTCCGCTGGTGATCGCGGTCGCGCTGCGGCGGTCGTGGGGCGAACTCGGGCTGGCGGGCGTCGCGGTCGCCGCGTCAGTGTTTTCGATCCGGGTGGCCGACACCGACGCCGGCTGGGCGACGCTGCTGCTGCTCGGTGCGGTGTTCGGCACCTACCTGCTCGGGGTGGCGTTCGTCCGGATTCGACGACGCTACTCGGCGCTCGCGCTAGTGCCGGCGGCGGCCACCGTCGTTGGGTTCGTGTACGTCCTCGTTCGCGGTGTTCTGGCCATTCTCGCGTCGAGTGCGGGCGACGGTAACATACTGGTGTTCGAGACAGACACGCTCGCCGTGCGGATCGACCAGTACGTCGCGGCGGTCGGGATCGCACTCGACCAGCCGCTGTTCGGACTCGGCGGAGAGAACTTTGTACTCGTCTCGGAGCGCTACGTCGGTCAGGCGGACCTCGGCATCCACAACACCCTCCTCGCGAACCTCGCTGCAACCGGGTTCGTTGGGTTCGGGCTCTACCTACTCGCCATCGCAGCAGTGTTCTGGGTCGCGCTTCGCCTCATGCTCGACACAAGCGGTGACGAACGCGTTCTCTGGGTCGCAGTGGCTTGTGCAATGTGTGCCTATCACGCCTACTCGTCGTGGATGTGGTCGTACCCCTGGACCGTCGGCAACAGTGCGTTCTGGCTGCTCGCCGGGATCGTAGTCGGCGGTGCGGCGTCGCGGTGGAACGATACGGTACGGCCGATCAGCGGTCGCATCGTTTAGGAGCTACGATGTCGTGATCGCGGTATATGCGACGTCTATCTCGTCGGCGCGGGCCAGTCGCCGTTCGAGTCGTTTCCCGACGAAACGTACCGCTCGCTGTTCGCGACCGCCGACGACCGTGCGCCCGACAGCGTCGACGGCGAGTTCGAGCCGAATCGGATCGACAAGGCGTTCCTCGGCACGCTCGGCGTCGGTGACCGCCAGATCGGTCTCAGCGCGCCAGCCGTGACCGAACACGTCGGTCTCCACGGTATCCCGACCACCCACGTCGAGAACGCGTACGCGGCGGGTGGGTACGCCGACCGGTCGGCCGTCACCGCAGTCAGGTCCGGACGGGACGACGCCGACCCCGAAGCGGTGGCGGTCGGCGACGAAGTTCGAGCTGCCGTGCGCCGGATCTACGAGCAGGAGGGTGTGGTACGCTACGGGTCGAAGTCCGTTCCCATCGAGTGAAGATCGGGGACGGAAACCGGATCGTGGGTGGCTCTGACACTCAGTCAGAACGATTTTATAACCATCGAAGCAACGGTTGAACGTCATGGTCGAAGCAACGACGGGTACCGACTCACGGCACGAACTCACCGCCCTCCAAGACGAACGACTCGTCGAGACCGTTCGCCACGCCTACGAGAACGTCCCGTTCTATCGTGAAGCGATGGACGACGCGGGTGTCGCTCCCGACGACATCGAGGGGATCGCAGATATCCAAAAGCTCCCGATGACGACGAAGGAGGACTTCCGCACGGAGTACCCCGACGGGCTGTTCGCGGTCGACGACAGCGAGGTCCGCCGGATCCACGCCTCCTCTGGCACGACCGGCAAGCCGAAGATCGTCGCGTACACCGAGAGCGACCTCGGTCGATGGGCGGACGTAATGGCACGCTCGCTCGCCACCGCCGGCGTCGAGCCGGGTGACACGGTTCAGAACGCCTACGGCTACGGCCTCTTTACTGGGGGGCTCGGCTTTCACGACGGGATCGAGGAGTTGGGGGCGACCGTGATTCCGATGGGTGGCGGTGACTCCGCCCGTCAGCTTTCGATGCTCGAAGACCTCGAAAGCGACGCGCTCGCCTGCACCCCATCGTACTGCCTCTATCTCGCTGATTTCGCCGCCGACCGCGGTGTCGACCCGCACGAGCTGCCGGTTTCGACGGTCGTGATCGGTGCGGAGCCGTTCACCGACCCGATGCGCGAGGAGATCGAGACGGCGCTGGACGTCACCGCGATCGATATCTACGGGCTTTCGGAGATCATCGGTCCCGGCGTCGCGGTCGAGTGCGCCGAGGTCCAGGAGGGCCTCCACGTCTGGGAGGATCACTTCTATCCCGAGATCGTCGATCCCGCGACCGGCGAACCGCTCCCGCCGGACGAGGAGGGCGAGCTGGTGTTGACCTCGCTCACGAAGGAAGCCCTCCCCGTCTTCCGCTACCGAACCGGCGACATCACCACACTCTACGAGGACGAGTGTGATTGCGGGCGGACCGCGGTCCGGATGGGGAACGTCACGGGTCGGACCGACGACCTCCTAATCGTCCGAGGTGTCAACGTCTACGCCAGCCAGATCGAGGAAGTAATGCTCGACATCGACGGGATCGCACCCCACTACCGGCTCGATCTCCGCCGCGACGGATCGCTCGACACGATGGACGTGACTGCCGAGCGCCACGCCGAAGCCGACGCGAGCGCGGACGAGCTTCGGGCCGAGATCGAAGGCCGACTCGGCGAGCAGTTGGACGTCTCACCCGACGAAATCGACGTGGTCGAACCCGGCGAGATCGAGCGGACCGAAGTCGGGAAAGTCAAGCGCGTCTTCGATCACCGCTGACTGGCCGTCGAGATCGACCCGCGACACGGCTACGGACGGCTGATCTACTCTCCGGCACGTTACGATCGGTGCTGATCTCCAATTTTCACTTTCGGATCGTAAGTTTGTGCGGGCCTCGATGCAGACGGTCGAAAGAACAACCGCATTGAACGAGGATCCCGTAGATACAGACAATGAGTCAACGAAGAACCCAGCTCGATATTCTAGGGATGAGCTGTGCGAACTGTTCGCAGACGATAACAGAGGCGCTGCAGGACCTCGACGGGGTGGGAACGGCGACCATCAACTACGCAACCGACGAGGGCACCGTCGAATACGATCCAGAAACGACCTCGCTCGCGGACATCTACGCTGCGATCGACGCCGCCGGCTACGAGGCGGTCAGCACTGCGACCTCGATCGCAATCACCGACATGACGTGTTCGAACTGCGCCGAAACCAATCAGGAGGCGCTCGAAGGCGTTCCC
The genomic region above belongs to Halococcus saccharolyticus DSM 5350 and contains:
- a CDS encoding PH domain-containing protein, whose protein sequence is MKLHPLSLPLRAVSRAIQTGSMLFGGSLVVGSVTPLTGPVLIFGSVLLGALVGVAYEFVYYRRFDYEVTADTFDIGSGVISRREREIPLRRIQNVDISRGIVQRALSIAVVDVETAGGGETEASLRYVGYDEAKRLQRDLRRGAREERGETGGEASTEDGTTKTPAGENAAEPRHHDEPEELLFALSPRNLVVLGLVAPDLRALLPVLFFAVPTVGISIPDLLAETGAFTVGPRGAALAIVSWVGTAAVTAARYYDFRLTRIGDELRYERGLLSRYDGSIPIEKIQQIDVRENVLMRQVGYASLAIETAGYTPGEGPSGGSEAAIPLAGRARVLELARSIEGFDFEEPDFTRPPRRARRRYAVRYALAFGLLAGVLWIANTFLDVSLLRYWYAPLAAIVLMPVAGHYKWLHRGYDVGSRHVQTRNGFWRRSIAVVPAYRVQTVIQTATPFQRWRSLATVAIDTAGSLSVTDRGARAVDFDASEATELRERVRRGLQASLTARRNPHPTSNPSGNAPLGRVSTNEDRDDSG
- a CDS encoding PH domain-containing protein, translating into MERLDPRVRIIWLGGSLFTALVVAVAVALADRRWFEIGVWVGPVVFVVLAIVGVAYTLQRYRVWGFDIETDAVTLERGVLTRVNSVVPFVRVQHVDSQRGPIERLAGLSSVVVYTAGSRGADVTIPGLRPERAETIQAELRRLATESEPGEPEDAV
- a CDS encoding undecaprenyl-diphosphate phosphatase — protein: MQESVVLAVVIGILQGVFEWLPISSEGNITLFLNLVANIEPSVAIQLSLFLHAGTALSALAYYRDEVASLVRTLPSWRPERAFDRERSELTFLVVATFMTGIVGIPSLVLLEQFVSELAGGVFVALIGALLIVTGLVQRGVEGRGGRRDTPDLVDAVLVGGLQGLAILPGISRSGTTASALLLRGHDGPSSFQLSFLLSIPASIGGGLLPLLDSGIPAIPPAMAAIALATSAIVGYLTIDALMRVVERVAFWGICVGLGSLAVLGGALVYVVV
- a CDS encoding O-antigen ligase family protein, with the protein product MSEITTERFGTLDDTVLADDSDALTYAWTAALLTALLAVVVPVVGLASDAPTPVLVGAAAVLYVATILAAGVTFEGVAASVFVLGLFDIAVTVIDGPGIATLDLVAVDVVAIPLGFVLVYDWLTERPQLRPTVRGVAVAAFAGFVGWSFLATFFGSGPSELAAGLFAIEQLRYFVVFVVAALIVRRTNPWCAIYPFVIAALGNLLVSLAQIANGGRLGFPLLGEPPDRYLGAFTLGAVEIPTGFYAGGFVGHGRELAMVLFLFVPLVIAVALRRSWGELGLAGVAVAASVFSIRVADTDAGWATLLLLGAVFGTYLLGVAFVRIRRRYSALALVPAAATVVGFVYVLVRGVLAILASSAGDGNILVFETDTLAVRIDQYVAAVGIALDQPLFGLGGENFVLVSERYVGQADLGIHNTLLANLAATGFVGFGLYLLAIAAVFWVALRLMLDTSGDERVLWVAVACAMCAYHAYSSWMWSYPWTVGNSAFWLLAGIVVGGAASRWNDTVRPISGRIV
- the paaK gene encoding phenylacetate--CoA ligase PaaK produces the protein MVEATTGTDSRHELTALQDERLVETVRHAYENVPFYREAMDDAGVAPDDIEGIADIQKLPMTTKEDFRTEYPDGLFAVDDSEVRRIHASSGTTGKPKIVAYTESDLGRWADVMARSLATAGVEPGDTVQNAYGYGLFTGGLGFHDGIEELGATVIPMGGGDSARQLSMLEDLESDALACTPSYCLYLADFAADRGVDPHELPVSTVVIGAEPFTDPMREEIETALDVTAIDIYGLSEIIGPGVAVECAEVQEGLHVWEDHFYPEIVDPATGEPLPPDEEGELVLTSLTKEALPVFRYRTGDITTLYEDECDCGRTAVRMGNVTGRTDDLLIVRGVNVYASQIEEVMLDIDGIAPHYRLDLRRDGSLDTMDVTAERHAEADASADELRAEIEGRLGEQLDVSPDEIDVVEPGEIERTEVGKVKRVFDHR